TCCCGGCATTCCACGATGTTGGCGCACGACCCCGTTTACCCTCCTgccgtgcacgcacacacacactgcacaCTTTTTTTGCTCTCGGGATCTCGTTGCGTTTCGAGAGATTGTTGAAAACCCCCTGGCTTTACCGTACAGGTGGACCTTGTGGAATCGAAGCTTTCACTTACGTGCAATATGCATTTATTTcgtataaaaaaaatgctttaataaTGAGTCCATCACTAGTAAATGTTCACTTCCTTGACACTTCCATCGCTCACCCCTCCGCCTTTCCTTTATTCTCTCATTTCTTTAAGTTTGTAGTGTAGTCGATGGTTTATATCTTGTACTCCGCACGTTGTTTTAGCAGGTACTTGAGTGAAGTTGTATATACCTGTATGTATTGTTTGAGACCAGCACACAAGGCATGCGTTTATGGTTCCCTATCTGTTACTATTGAAATATACCAACTCCAGAGgacaaaaaagtgtgttttaactaatttcttcttcttcttcttcttttataGTCATTGAATAACAATAGCGCCGCCCTCTTCAAAGGGAAGGCTGCACGTGTTCAGTGCGTTCTTTATttcattgcattttaaaaaagtgttcACGGTAATTGTGAGATGATAATATAATTGCTTCACTACATTTcacacatttaattcattatctTTTTGGAAGAGTGCTGTTTATTtctctctttttatttttttccttctttttctgttttgttttttgttttttaaagctgTAGTATTAGCCAAGGTGTTGTCGCTAAAAGAAACTTCTAGATATCGCTAACCCAGTCCTTTTACAAAGTCTACATGCACTGTCAATACCATGTCAGGAGTCTTGCTGTCTGGTTTTTGCTACCACGTCAGATGAAGTCCATGCATCGAAAacttgttttatgcatttcagtGGCCTTTTACTTAAAATACTGTAGTCGGAAAAAAATGTCGCTGTAGTCGGACTGTCAGCTGTCTCCTTTTTGGTTtaggattttaatttttttctttttaaatttccCATCATCTTGTTGAATAGATGTGTGGCTTCATCCGTGCAAGCTGTGCTGTGACTACCAACCACTGAGagttaattaaaataaacttgtaCATTGTAAAAATCTGTGCGTTGTGATttgatttttctttttcattttgatCAACTTAACATGTGACCCTTAACCACAAAACAGTCATAAGTTTGTTAAAATTGAGAGTTATACATCATCtaaaaagctgaataaataggTTTTCCATTGATATTCGGTgtggataggacaatatttaaaaatttggaATATGAgtaaacaaatcaaaatattgagaaatgtgttttttaaagttgtccaaattaagtcctaagcaacacatattactaattgGGGTTCCCACTGGTCATTATATTTCTGGAATATTatggaatttttttaaaggtctttTCCAGACATAgtcaaaaaattataaaatccCCTGGCTTTCCTAGAATTCTtgaatatcatggaattttaaaagtaactttccatGCATTgtcaaagaaaatataaaattccctgactttcatggaatttctggaatatcatggaattttaaaaggtcttttccagacattgtcaaaaatatatacaattccctgactttcatggaatttctggaatatcatggaattttaaaaggtcttttccAGAAATTGTCAAAAAACATAGACAATTACCTGACTCATGGAATTTCAGGAATACCACagaattttaaaaggtcttttcTAGAcattgtccaaaaaaaaaaatatatatatatatatatatatatatatatatatatatatatatatatatatatatatatatatatatatatatatatatatatatatatatatatacaattctCTGACTttcatggaatttctggaatattgtggtattttaaAGGTTATTTTCCATGCATtgtcaaaaaaatataaaattccctgactttcatggaatttctggaatatcataGAATTTTAAAACGTCTTTTCTagacattataaaaaaatataaaattcccTGACGttcatggaatttctggaatatcatggaattttaaaaggtcttttctagacattataaaaaatataaaattcccCGACTttcatggaatttctggaaaatcatggaattttaaaaggtcttttcaAGACATAgtcaaaaaattataaaatccCCTGGCTTTCCTAGAATTCTtgaatatcatggaattttaaaagtaattttccaTGCATTgtcaaagaaaatataaaattccctgactttcatggaatttctggaatatcatggaattttaaaaggtcttttccagacattgtcaaaaatatatatatacaattccctgactttcatggaatttctggaatatcatggTATTTAAAGTTATGTTCCATGCATtgtcaaaaaaatataaaattccctgactttcatggaatttctggaatatcataGAATTTTAAAACGTCTTTTCTAgacattataaaaaatataaaattccctgactttcatggaatttctggaatatcatggaattttaaaatgtcttttccAGACATTGTCAAAAAACATATGCAATTACCTGACTCATGGAATTTGTGGAATACCGtggaattttaaaaggtcttttccAGACATTGTCAGAAAAATGCAATTCCCTAACTTTCATGGAGtttctggaatatcatggaattttaagttatttacatgcattgtcaaaaaaatataaaattccctgactttcatggaatttctggaatatcatggaGTTTTAAAAGGTATTTTCTAgacattataaaaatataaaattcccTGACTTTCATGGAATTTCTGAaatatcatggaattttaaaaggtcttttccagacattgtcaaaaaacatatacagttACTTGActcatggaatttctggaatacCGGGGAATTTGAAAAGGTCTTTTTCAgacattataaaaatataaaatttccTGACTTTCATGGAGtttctggaatatcatggaattttaagttattttcatgcattgtcaaaaaaatataaaatcccCTGACTTTtatggaatttctggaatatcatggtattttaaaagttattttccatgcattgtcaaaaaaatatatacaattccctgactttcatggaatttctggaatatcataGAATTTTAAAACGTCTTTTCTagacattataaaaaaatgcaattccCTGATTTCATGGAGtttctggaatatcatggaattttaaattatttacatgCATTGTCAAAAAAAATCCCTGACTttcatggaatttctggaatatcatggaatttaAAAAGGTCTTTTCAGACAgtgtcaaaaaatatatacaattccctgactttcatggaatttctggaatatcatggaattttaaaaggtcttttccAGACATTGTCATAGATAAATAAAATTCCCTGAATCTCCTGGAATTTCTGTaatatcatggaattttaaaaggTATTTTCCAGGCATTGTCAAAAGATATATAaaattccctgactttcaaagtaaaaaaaattagtttgttgctttaaagttcagtttccatttatcaaaatgtaatctGCTTGATAACTTGTGACGTAAGGAATACAATTTTTGGGTCCAAGCCTCCACTGATTACAATTTAAACAGATGCTTATTGgcactgtttatttttacaaatttaagGTGTACACTACATTATCCAGGATCACGGCATCCCAGTCATAGGTCATGGAAATTTAGCTTTTGAGTTAGTGAAAGTCAGGGAAAACTGACTTGGAGTGGGAACCCtgactaatgataaatacattttttatatttttactgtaggAAATGTACTAAATATTTTCACGGAACATGATCTTAACTTAATATCATAATGATTTTCGCATTAAAtatcaataattttgacccatacaatgtattgtacaatgtattgctacaaatatacctttGAGACTTATGACTGATgctgtggtccagggtcacgtaTAGATATGAAGTGAATGAATTGTCCTTTATAGCGTTAATGTAGTCAGAATTAATTGATGTACATTTTCTCTGGTATTGTTTTTTCATCATGTTTTTATACCAAAGTCTGTAAAATTTTTGGAAATCTTGAAAAAAGGTTGAAATATGGCATACATctaattacatattttaaatccTGAAATATCAGATTGGCTAGAAATTAATCCCTGGTTAACTACATATGATTCCCTATTTCACTTCGTTTATACTTCTCCCCACTAGATGGCACAACACAGAGCCGTTCAGTATTAAACCTGCTCTCCAATCAGTTCTCAGTCTGGCATGGTTTTGTTAACAGGAAATACAGGAAAATAGTTTCTTGATGAGTGTTGTGAGActgtaatgtgtttattttgtctgctcTTGCATAAGACCTGCATTTCTGTATATAAAGTATGTTGGCCTTTCCTTTGGGGAGTTTTATCAATGTTCTCACAGTGGAACAGCATTGATCCTAAAACGTCTCGAATAAATGCTTTCGTCATTTCTGTGTAACACCAGACACATGGCAAAACAAGGCTGTTCGAAAGACCACAATGATAAACGTGTTTGGTAAAAACAAACGCTGTGTGTTGCGTTGTGGCGTCTAAGCACAAATAATGCTCATAGGATAAGTGCTGCAATGGGCAGTAATTGCACACAGTCATGCAATGGGACTCCATTTACTGTCTTTTTTTTATCTTGTAGATAGCTCACGCATTCCTCTGGTTCTAATCTAATAAGATTCTTGACCAATACTAATGTGAACAAGATAAGTTGAACCGTTTCCAGTTTAACGGAAttattggaaacaaatggattttgcatttGTCAATATGCAGCAACATGGTCACATTGCAGTCAAACAGtatatttttacaataattCATATGCAAGTACATATTATGCAATTACCTGTACACTATTGATCACTTGATTGAATTAACAAAGGAAAGACTGATGATGAAATATATTGAGGTTATGTAAAAACAACATACTACCGTTTAAATTGGTCAGCCATGCATAATGCACTCCAATTTAAAtgttatgcatttggcagacgcttttaagTGACTCACAGTGCATGCAAGCTGTGCTTTTATCAGtttatgtgttccctgggaattgaTCCCATGACCTTTTACTCTGcttatgcaatgctctacctTTTGAGCTAcaggattttatttattttacatgctatttaaaaggggacatttcacaagcctattttaaaatgtaaaataaatctttggtgtccctagtgtacgtatgtaaagttttagctgaaaataccatacagataatttattatagcatgttaaaattggcactttgtaggtgtgtgcaaaaatatgccattttgggtgtgtcatttaacatgcaaatgagctgacatctgcactaaatggcagtgccgtggttggatagtgcatattGGGGGGATGGTATAAtcaccttctgacatcacaaggggagccaaatttcaatgacgtattttttttcacatgcttgcagagaatggtttaccaaaactaagttactgggttgatctttttcacattttctaggttgataaaagcactggggacccaataatagcacttaaacatggaaaaagtcagattttcatgatatattTCCTTTAATACTTCATTTCCCAACATAAAGCATCTCATGCAAAAGATGTAGCTGGTCTGACTATTATACATTATTGAAAGGCAAGGTATACAAAGTGAACGTTTGAtatgcttaaaaaaatcaacctGTAATACCTTAACAAATAAGCTTattcaactaaaaaaattacttgaAGTTTTACTTTGAAAGATAATccaattttcactttttactgtGTTGCTGTGATTtactttagacatttttttgGGTGATGTCACTATCATGGAATGCAGATTTTCAGGCAACACATCATTGTTCAAAACAACATCCCCAGTTGCGTTGTACACTTGTATTTATCTGTAATGAGGTAAAATATCGAAAGCTCAAGGAAATTAAAGGATTATTTGCCCAGTTGAGCTCTCTTATAGGCTTCTTTAACTTCTGCTTGTGTGGATGGAGCGAAGTCTCAGTTATCGGTGATAGCCTGAAATCAGAAGTCTCCAGTGAACCTCAGTTCAGGGTATAGCGGGTTGAGGCCGGATGCTTGGCGCAGACCCAGAGAGCAGCTTATGATTTCTGCCTCATCTCTTGCTCCCCTGTCACATTTGTCTGGATCTATTCGGAGTCTCTATGGGCATCCTGTAGCTATTTGGGTCCTTAAAGAATTTTTATGTTGCACAAAGAAGTTCAAACAtactataaaaacattttacttttgactaaatggttctttggggaaccaaaaatggtttgtCTATGgcatcattttgtttatttttaaaggacaagttcagtattttacacttaaagctctgttttcagattgtttgcgatgaaatagaacggttatgactgaaatttggacatatgatgctggcccgagaattttcgggtgtttgttgtatcagcctccacctctataatggctgcataggtgcactggaacaatccttactaaaatgcattaaactttcgtttacaaagacgtgaaactcagcgagtggtcaggggtgtacACTGatatgttcacacaaaaatcgctgcaaaagactcATTCCAACAGgctttatcgtagtttttgtccaactccattgacttatATTAGATGTgttgtgaggtacggtattactccacgccgggaactttgtggagtgtgaggcgtttggaaaaataggtccacaagtttacaacgaatggtaaaacacctgttggaaagcatcttttgcagcgatttttgtgcgagcacaccagtgaacacccccgaccactcggtgagtttcacgtctttgtaaacgaaagtttaatgcattttaggaaggattgttccagtgcacctatgcagccattgtagaggtgggaggtgatacaacaaacacccaaaaattctcggaccggcatcatatgtccaaatttcagtcaaaaccgttctatttcatcataaacaatctgaaaacagggctttaagtgtaaaataccgaattTTTGCTTTAAGTTAATAATTTAAACATCATCTGTTTTTAAAAGTGAACAAAAGTGCATATAACTTAAAAGTTGTATGTATAAGCATGAGACAGGTGTGATAGAAACCTTGTCTGTGCAAAGTTATGTTTAACATTTCAACTTTTGTCATGAACTTTGTATTCAAGAGGTtactgtttaaatatttttttctatccAAATAACTTTTCCTTTAATCTTTTGACCCCAATGGTGGATTGTTCGTCTTTTTGTTTTCCTGTATTTGTTCatgttgtttgttgtttatttcttgtattttattattatcattttttgtTTCTATTGTAGTTTTGATACTCTTAttgattagtgtttgttcaattgttgtttattgtttttgttgttttattgtgtatttaAGCCCATATGTTTGTGATTGTCTTTGCTCAAGttttaagtaatattttatgtttgcCAAGTTTAGTTCTTGATCATGCCAAGTTGGCTTTGGTTTTgattttgtttgctactttgtATTGGAAAATCAAAGCTGCACACTTATGGTTATTCTCAGATTCAGTGGAGGCGATTGTAAGTATACCTAAAACCATCTGATGTATGATAAAGAGGAGTACCAAAGCAAAACAATCATCCAGATTATCCTGTGTAACTTTTTAATACGGTGAGTCAATGATCATGCGAGCACAAGATTTTTCTTTGTTGAATTATTAATGATGCACATTTGACATTCGGGGAAATAAATGAGTACAGCTGGTTCTTTTTAATATgttgtaatttttaaaattccTATTCCGACAAGTCTAACATGCTAATAAGaaaacatttgacattttcagggaCAAAATTATTTCCTAGTGCCACCAACTCGAATAAATTCCGATCAGACCagttaaaatatggacaaactcTATGACCTATTCTGCAGATGGCACCCCGCAGATGCCATAGTTATGGGTTATCAGTAGAGGAGGGAAATGGAGAATCAAAATGTTGTGAATACCGTTTGTACTGATTACAACGGTGATGGGATTCACAATGACCAGAATTTATAACCATACagtgaaaaaaatgatttgttggttcaacttaataAAGTAAGTTACCCgtttgccttaaaattttgagtttattTGACTTACAGAATATTGGTTGACTCAAAGTTGtgtaaaatacactgtaaaaaatactttactgccttacatttttttgttaaatcaactcagatttacaagtcatgtcaacaaagatgagttgtcacaacttataaaatatagttgagaaaagttaattttaataatttatcattttaaatttataatttataacaactcacctgtagttataacaactcatctctagtcaagataaataatagtaagttgaaatgacttgtaaatccaagttgatttaacaaacaattttaaggcagcaaagtattttttacagtgtatagcctactgtgttaacaaatatttttgagttgaattaactcaaaattttaaggcaaccaggtaactaaCTTTATTGAACCAACATTTTTGTTACAGTTTACATAAAGCTAATGAGTATTCAAATCATCCCAACCCTTCATTggtgcatttttgtcaaaccaacatatattttatgctactttaactcacaaaattaagttaaacaatttcaacttgttaatttcaacaagttatgtcaactattcacaggtcaaaacttaataAAGTATGTTGAATTTACTTGCAAAactaagttgtttaaacttcatgataatttttttaagtgtgaggCAGTGAGACCAAAGCAGAACTTTAGAGTCATAATAAAAAAGGTCCTCAACCAATGAACACCATAGCTGTGATTCTTTATGCTCCCGTATTATTCATATTACCCGTGTCTGAAATTGTATACAGAACAATGCATACTGAAATAGATGACATACCTACATATTGACTGTTCTGTATGGGTGCAGTATGCATACTGCACAAACTGGACAAACATCCACAATGTTCTGGCTGTCGTGTGACCTCAAGTGTTCTTTACAAGTACAATTTAAACACTTTTCTTGCTAAATGTACAGTATATCTCTTGCATATATACATAGTTTTCTTGTACTTTTAAATTCTTTTATAAATTTGGTGGCTCCTCCGCTCTTGTGGCCTCATCTGATGCGTACTGAGAAATCTCGGACAGAAGCAATGTATTTCTCCCAAACTCTTTTTGCATACTGATTTTTGGACACTGTGGAGATTTCAGACTCTGGGCTTCTCTTCAGCTGGGTTTAGTCAAAATAAAAGGTAACATGGGCAGTGCTGACTACTACAGGAACGGCATCAGAAGATGATTTATGTTTTGGAACATCCCGAGCAGAGCACAGACGtaaatcaagtaaaaaaaattgtggaaTGTTTTGAAGAAAGCTGTGGCATGCGATCCTCACAATCACTCTGCAGCTTTTACTGTATGTGAAATAAAATGGACAGATTGTGATCTTGCTGACACTGTTACTTTAAAAACGAGTTATTACGAAATAGCTGCTTTAATTATTAAGTATTAGGTAGTTGAGGTGTGTGCACACCTACTGGAATGCAAGTTTTGATCTAACACAAAATGTTGGCGGCTTCTCAAAACCTGACATTTTAGCAAGACTGTGGAGCTTTTGTAGCTACTGtatctggggcaccatttactttcatagtaggaaaaaaactatggaagtcaattgtgCCCTAGATCGGTTTGATTACaacttattttttcaaaatattttaatttgtgttcagcaaatgAAGGGGGGATACACGAATCATCCCTTTCCAGTCCAAAAAAAGTGAATAGTGGGTTAAAATGCTACTCAGATATGGCAAAAGTGACAATAAGACAGTTTAATTTGTTATACTGCTCCAAATATAGTTGTTTTTTGTGggatttactttttttaagtattttgcATGCAAATTCTTATTTCTTCGCTTCAAGATGCATAGGAAAATTAAATCGGTTAAGTGAGTGTATCATCATGGAAAGTAAATCGATAGCTGTTAAGTCATAAAATGACTTGCATCTCCTAAGAGATGTATAAGCGCACGTTGAGAACGAATGTATCACTCCAGTGAACCAAACATATCAAACAGCTTTTTAGAAAAGACTTGTGAATGATAAGAAAGCAAACTAAATTTAATTCCCAAAGTGGGAGTAACTCTTCACTTATCTGCTCCTTTGGAAATGCATTATAGGAGTGCTAAGTGGAATTTACTTAAAAGGGAAGCAAAGTTTGTGCAGGAGCCAGAGCCAAAGCAATGAGGGACAGATGAGTGAGTTTCCCCAAAGCATACTGAAACATTCTTAAAATGCATTGCATTACACTGTTTTGTACACGAGATGCTATATATAAACTGGACAGATTTTTCCTGAATTAACTCTGAATGGCAAAAattcattattttccacataccatacatttgtGTAGCTCTGGATATTCTGCCTTTCTCAAAcgctttgattttgtacaaaactcatcaatctgaaaagctctgtgtccctgattggccagctaatctgtatgttgtgattggactgaatacctctgacatcagctggaAAGTGACGCTCGCTTTTttatcatgtttgaaagatttccTTCTAATGCAATGCTGATAGGAGTTAACTTACTgggagtccaagcgggaggaattatgataatgtcggtctttactacatcaccaatcccaggaagtaaactgttgccctgttgtagtccaagaaaagagatttacgttggagatgataacttttgtcatcatttaccttagggtttgtaccttttacaTATCATTAAGgacgtactaatacacacttgcacaccaaaagaaatgtaaaatcataaaTCGGacgatagttgctctttaaatataaagcatAATTCTTCagatatctttatttttttgcatttttgtgtggGTTTATATCTCATCTTtacctaaaatatttttactattaaaaaaggcataatattttagataaaatgcacattttagtcaTGTCCCTAGGATTTCATTTAGTCATGTTACCCAAACGTTCTGAAAACCTGGGAATATTCCACAAGTCACATTTTCAAGAGGAAGTTAAATCATCTGGATCTTCGGATCAAAAGAAGTTCAAAAGttaattttctcattttctttctgtatattttataatattgcCAATATAAATTTTCAGTCCTTTTAACAATATTATTTCTTTGATGTTAtcagtttcttaaaaaaaaggttAATCAGTAGAATTTAGTGTCTTCATGCTAAGCACATATTTAATGCAGttatatttcatgtatttgcTAAAAACTCAGTCCTGTTACAAAAATGCAGACTGACTAATACTCATATAGGGACAAATCCATTGAtttgatagatggatggatggccATGTCTGAAGCTTTGTGTTTTGGAAACATCACAGTTGTGTAAGCTACAGTTAAAAACTTTGCAaggtaaaaaataacaaaagttaTGCAAACAAACGACACAAAGTTATTAATAATTAACTTGTTAATTATTTATAGAAATTAATAATGAACGAATTTGAACAGAAATACGAATATGAATTTAATAAGTATTACAAATGTCAAAGTAAATGAAGAAAAACAGTAATTTGTCGACCACTTTGCTGTCCATTCATTCATCCCTAGTCATTTCTTCCCTTCGGATTTTTCCGTTTACCTTCGTACATGTTCGGAAATTCTCTTCGGCAGAGGGCAGGACTCGTTGCTCCAGTACGCCTGTCCGTTTGAATCCAGCTTTCAGTTCACCTGAACTCCTGAGGATCGTTGAAGAGCACACAGGTGAGCTTTATCGGAAACTTTCGTTTGAGATAACATATACCCGACAGTTCCTGGTTGTCTGACGCGAGTTTATAACAGTTGGGTGAACTTTTTAACAGTCAGCGAACTAAAGAGGTAATTTCAACACACGAACACGGGAACGAAACTTGTGTAGTATAACATTAACTGACCTCGTGAAACGTGCATGCGACAAGCAATTTGTGACTAATGTTTTTGTTATGACAgctttttttatacattttacgAAAGTGTTACCAACAAAATCGTTtgactttgtttgtttgtttcagagtctgtgtttatttaaaaaaatctccaaATACTTCAAAGGAATGTGGCGGATGTAAACAAGTATATAATTGGTGATTGCAAAGCGAGTTGGGTCGTTGTATAAGTTACGTTATTAAAGGAAATCATGGCAACGGGTGGATTTAAATCTAGCGCAACGGACTTTTTGGAGGAGTGGAAAGCCAAGCGTGAAAAGATGAGGGCGAAGTTGCTCGGGGACATCGCCGCTGCTACCGGGCGAACCACCGAGTTGAATAACAACGGCAGCCCGGTTAACTGCGTTTCGTCTTCGTATCCTGTGGCCCGGTCCTCTTCTTCAACCGCCGTTAGGCGGCTGGAGGACGAGACGAAGACACCCGAGCCGCCCGTGGGAAACGTGAAGAAGACGCCGGAGAAGTTGAGTGGAGTTTCTCAGACCGATTGTTTGACTCCGGTCGGTGTAGATGACAGTGATAAAGACAGTCCAACACCCGTCAAGAGCAAAGAAAAGAAAAGCTCAGGACCCAGCGCCAGAAAAGGCAAAGGACAGATCGAGAAAAGGAAGCTGAGAGAGAAGAGAAGGTCGACAGGTGTTGTCAGCATACCGTCCAATGAGGTGAGTCTAAAGTTAACTTACCTTAACTTACTTGGCATTTCATTTTAGTAGTGGCGGTATTGATGGTAACAACCTGATATTAAATACTTTCTGTATTCATATACTCTATATttaggctactaacatgtaCTATCGTAATACCACGGTGTGTCTTGTggtaaatgtaaaagaaaaccCTTGTACGTTTTTATACCACGTGGCTGTTGAAtgtttattctgattggttggaAAAAGTTCCAtcggtatgcattatttttcgataaacgcacacctgacctgtcaaatgtcttcaAATAACCACTAGTCTAGAGCAATACcttagcaatgtctgtggtaatgTCTGACGGCTtcaacagtaa
The sequence above is a segment of the Misgurnus anguillicaudatus chromosome 1, ASM2758022v2, whole genome shotgun sequence genome. Coding sequences within it:
- the pawr gene encoding PRKC apoptosis WT1 regulator protein — translated: MATGGFKSSATDFLEEWKAKREKMRAKLLGDIAAATGRTTELNNNGSPVNCVSSSYPVARSSSSTAVRRLEDETKTPEPPVGNVKKTPEKLSGVSQTDCLTPVGVDDSDKDSPTPVKSKEKKSSGPSARKGKGQIEKRKLREKRRSTGVVSIPSNESLDELDDDDGEEKETKVDESLTQHNTVQNEAMTPDPGADHLIQDTPRSRCHKSDEDGGGNRHRQRQGRDGGALERRLEELERELIFERQENSRLLKAHQDKDEMIIKLKEEIDLLNRDLDDIEDENEQLKQENKTLLKVVGQLTR